DNA sequence from the Parafrankia discariae genome:
GCCGGACCGGATGGCGGACCAGGCCGCTCAGCAGCGGCGGGACGCCCCCGGCCCGCAGCACCCGCGGGTCGAGCCGCATGGGCAGCAGGACGGGGCGGTCCGCGGTGAGCGCCGCGTCGAACAGCGCCATGCCCGCGGCGGCGGAGATCGGCCGCAGCCCGTTGGCGGCCATCCGCTGGTCGAGCGCGGCGGCGTCGAGGTGCCCGGCCAGGGCGCCGCGCGGGGCCCAGTACCCCCAGCCGAGGGCGAGCGCGGGCAGCCCGGCCGCCCGCCGGTGGTGGGCCAGGGCGTCGAGGAAGGTGTTGGCGGCCGCGTAGTTCGCCTGCCCGGCGCTGCCGAACGCCGCCGCGGACGAGGAGAACAGCACGAAGGCGGCCAGGTCGTCGCCCCGGGTGAGCTCGTGCAGGTTCAGGGCGGCGTCCATCTTGGGCCGCAGCACGGTGTCGAGGCGCTCCGGGGTCATCGCGGAGAACACCCCGTCGTCGAGGGTGCCGGCGGCGTGCACGACCGCCGTCAGGGGATGCTCCGCGGGGATCGCGGCGAGCACGCCGGCCAGCGCGGCGCGATCCGCGGTGTCGCAGGCCGCCACCGTCACCCCCGCGCCGAGCGCGGTCAGTTCGTCGGTCAGTTCCGCGGCGCCGGGCGCGCCGGCTCCGCCGCGGCTGACCAGGAGCAGGTGACGGATCCCGTAGGCGGTGACCAGGTGCCGGGCGAGCAGGCCGCCCAGCGTGCCGGTGCCACCGGTGATGAGCGCCGTGCCGTCCGGCCGCCACCCTGCCCGGCCGGGCGGCGCGCCGGTCTGGCTGGTCTGGCCGGGCGGGGCGGTACCAGAGCCGGCGACCGCCGCGCGGACCAGGCGTTGCCCCAGGACCGCGCCCTCACGCAGGGCGACCCGCGGCTCGCCGCAGGCCACCGCGGCCGGCAGGGCCCGCTCCGACGCCGCCGTCCCGTCGACGTCCACGAGCAGGAACCGGTGCGGGTTCTCCGCCTCCGCCGAGCCGAGCAGGCCCCACACCGCGGCGTCGGCGAGGCCGGTGACGTCGTCGTGCGCGCCGACGGCCACCGCCCCCCGGGTGACCACGACCAGCCGGGCGGCGGCGAACCGCTCGTCGCGCAGCCATTCCTGTGCCAGCGCGAGCACCGAGCGCAGGGCCGTGCGCGCGGCCCCGGCCAGACCGGGGCCGGCCGCGGCGGAGTCGCGGCTCACCACCACGACGTCCGGGACGGCCGGCAGGGCCGCGACCGCCGCCAGATCCGGGCAGGCCGGGGCGTGGACGCCGGCCAGCGCGAGAGCCGTGCGCAGCCCGAGCGGATCCGGCCCGAGCACCGCCCAGCCCGGCACGCCGGCACCCGACGCGCTCACACTCGGCAGCACCGGCACCCAGTCGAGGGCGAACATCGCGTCCGCCACCGAGGCGCGCAGCGCGCGCAGCCGGGCGGCGGCCAGCGGCCGGAGATCGACCGGGCCGAGAACCGCGACCGCCGCTCCGGTCCGGTCGGCCAGCTCCGTCCAGACCGGGCCGGCGCCCGAGAGGTCGACGCGCACCCGCACCGCCCACGCTCCCGTGGCGTACAGCCGCACACTCCGGTAGCCGCCGACGACCGCCACCACCGACCCCGGCTCCGTAACCGGCTCGGGCACCGCGGCCGGCTCGGCCGCGGGCGTCCCGGGCTCCGGGAGCCGTCCCCACAGGGCCAGGTGCCCGGCCGCCTCGAGCAGCCAGGGGTGCAGGCCGAACCCGGCGACCTCGTGCTCGCCGTCCAGGTCGGCCTCGGCGAACAGCTCCATCCCCGCCCGCCAGGCTCTCGTGAGCCGGGGGCCGCCCGGCCCGTGACCGGCGGCGAGCAGCTCGCCGTACAGCCGGTCGACGTCGACCGGCGCGGCGCCGGGCGGCGGCCACACCCGCGGGCCGGCCACCGACGCGGCCGGTTCCGCGGAACCGACCAGGGTCGCGGTGGCGTGCGCGGTCCAGGGCGTGTCCGCCGGAGCACCCTCGGGACGCGCGTGCACCGTCAGCGCGCGGTTCCCGGTGCCGTCCGGCGCTCCGGCGCGCAGCTGGAGCCGCAGTGCCCCGGTCTCGGGCAGCACCAGCGGCTCGGCCAAGGTCAGGTCGGCCACCTCCGGGCAGCCGCTCTCGTCGCCCGCCCGGATGGCCAGCTCCAACAGCACCCCGTCCGGCACGACCGGGACGCCGGCCATAGTCCGGCCGGCCAGCCACGGCTGCGCGGCCGGGCTGATCCGGGCCGTCAGCAGCAGGCCGCCGTCGGCCAGCGCGACGGAGCCGGTGAGCAGCGGATGAGGCGGGCCGTCGCGACCCGTCGCGGCGCCGGCATCGGCGTCGTAGCCGGCGCCGGCCGAGCGGGCCGGGGCCGGCCGCGGCCAGAACCGCCGGCGCTGGAAGGCGTAGGTGGGCAGGTCGGCCGGGTGCGCGCCGGTGCCCGTGAACGCCTCCCGCCAGTCGACGCCGACCCCGTGGACGTGCGCCTCCGCCAGCGCGGCCAGCAGGCGGTCGACACCCCCGCGGCCGCGCTGGAGCGTGCCGACGACCACGGCGTCCCGGCCAGTGTCGTGCGCCGTCTCGGCCAGCCCGAATCCCACTACCGGATGTGGGCTGACCTCGACGAACGTGTCAAAGCCGGCGGCCAGCAGCGCCCGCGCGGCGCCGTCGAGCAGCACGGGTTCCCGGGTGTTGGAGTACCAGTACCCGGCGTCCATCACCGCGGCGTCCAGCGGCCCCCCGGTCACCGTCGAGTAGACCGGGATCCGGGCGGGGGTGGGGGCCAGCGGGCGCAGGATCTCCATCAGCTCGGGACGGATGCCGTCCACCTGCGCGCAGTGCGTCGCGACCGACGACGCCACCAGCCGGGCGCGGACGCCCTGCGCGGTGAGCTCGGCGACCAGCTCGTCCAGCGCGGCGGTCTCGCCGGCGACGGTGACCTGGCGCGGCCCGTTGATCCCGCCGACGGCGAGGCGGCCACCGAAGCGGCCCAGCCGGGCGGCGACGTCCGCGGCCGGCAGTCCGACCGACGCCAGTGCTCCCCGGCCGAGCAGGCGGGTCGCCAGCAGCCTGCTGCGCAGCGCGATGATCCGGGCGGCGTCGTCCAGGGAGAGGGCGCCCGCGACGTGCGCGGCGGCGACCTCCCCCTGGCTGGTACCGACCACCGCGGCCGGAGTCACCCCGTAGGCGCGCCAGGCCGCGGCCAGCGACACCATCATCGACATCAGCGCGGGCTGGATCACCTCGATGGCCTCCAGGGGTGGCGCCCCGTCGACCCCGCGGATCACGTCCAGCAGGGACCAGTCGAGGTAGGGCTCGAACGCCACGGCGCACTCGGTCATCCGCTCGCGGAACGGCGGGCAGGACTCCAGCAGCTCACGGCCCATGCCGGCCCACTGGGACCCCTGCCCGGGGAAGACGAACACCACGCGCGGGTCGGGAACGGCCACCCCGCGCGCGACGAGGCCGCGCGACCCGTCGGCGGGATCGTGGTCGCCGGCGAGCTCCGTGAGGCCGGCCCGCAGCTCGTCGTGGTCGGCGCCGATGACGACCGCGCGGTGGTCGAAGGCGGCCCGGGTCGTCGCGGTGGCCAGCGCGACGTCCGTGGCGGCGCGGCCGGGACGGTCGTCGAGGTGAGCGGCCAGCCGGCGGGCCTGGGCCCGCAACGCCTCCCCGGTGCGCGCCGACACCAGCAGCGGCACCGGCCGCGACTCGGACCGCGGCGTAGGCCGCGACACGGGCGCCGGGGTGGGTCCGCCCGCCGCCGCGGACCCGGATGCCGGCCCCGCGGCGGCGGGGGCCTCACCGAGGATCACGTGCGCGTTCGTGCCGCTGATGCCGAAAGCGGAGACCGCGGCCCGCCGCGGCCCGCGTTCACCGGCCGGCCACGCGACCTCCTCGGTCAGCAGCCGGACGCCGGAGCCGTCCCAGTCGACCTGGTGGGTGGGCTCCGCCGCGTGCAGGGTGCGTGGCAGCACTCCGTGCCGCAGGGCCAGCACCATCTTGATCACGCCGGCCACGCCGGCCGCCGCCTGGGTGTGCCCGATGTTGGACTTCAGCGATCCCAGCCACAGCGGGCGGCCCTCCGCCCGCCCGCGGCCGTACGCGGCGATGAGGGCCTGCGCCTCGATGGGGTCGCCGAGCTTCGTCCCGGTGCCGTGCGCCTCCACCGCGTCCACCTCGGACGGCGACAGCCCGGCGACGGCGAGCGCCTGGCGGATCACCCGCTGCTGCGCCGGGCCGTTCGGCGCGCTCAGCCCGTTCGACGCCCCGTCCGAGTTGACCGCCGTGCCCTCGACGACGGCGAGCACGGGACGGCCCGCCCGACGGGCGTCGGAGAGCCGTTCGAGGACCAGCAGGCCGACACCCTCGGAGAGGCCGGTGCCGTCACCACCCGCACCGAAGGCCCGGCAGCGGCCGTCCGGTGACAGCGCGCGCTGGCGGCTGAACTCGACGTACATGAGCGGGGAGGACATCACGACCGCGCCGCCGGCCAGCGCCAGCGAGCACTCGCCGCGGCGCAGCGCCTGGACGGCCTGGTGCAGGGCCACCAGCGACGACGAGCAGGCCGTGTCGACGGTCACCGCCGGCCCCTGCAGCCCCAGGGTGTAGGAGATCCGCCCGGACATGACGCTCGCCGCGTTGCCGATGCCGATGTAGCCCTCCAGCTCCGCACCGGCGGCCAGCGCGCGCGGGCCGTAGTCCTGGACGTTCGTGCCGACGAACACCCCGCCCAGGGTGCCGCGCAACGTCGACGGGTCGATGCCCGCGCGTTCGACGGCCTCCCACGACAGCTCCAGCAGCAGCCGCTGCTGGGGGTCCATCGCCAGGGCCTCGCGGGGGTTGATGCCGAAGAACTCGGCGTCGAAGTCGGCGACCCCGGTCAGGAAACCGCCGTGGCGCACGTAGGACGTGCCGGACCGCTCCGGGTCGGCGTCGTGCAGGGCGTCGAGATCCCAGCCCCGGTCGGCCGGGAACTCGCCGATCGCGTCCCGGCCCTCGGCCAGCAGCCGCCACAGGTCCTCCGGGGAGTCGACCCCACCGGGCAGCCGGCAGGCCATGGCCACGATCGCCACCGGCTCGGTGTCCAGCCGGTTTTGATCACCGCCGGGCCCGCCGCGGTCACGGGACGTCGCGGGACGCCGGTCGCGGTCGGCGGGCGCCTCGTCCTCGTCGCCGCCGGCGATCTCCCCGCGCAGGAACTCCGCCAGCGCCGACGGGGTCGGATAGTCGAACACCAGCGTGGATGGCAGCCGCAGGCCGAGCGCCGCGCCGAGCCCGTTACGCAGATCGACGGAGGTAAGCGAGTCGAAGCCGAGGTCGCGGAACGCCCGGTGCGCCTCCACGGCGGTGGCGTCGGCGTGGCCCAGCACGGCCGCCGCCCGGGTGCGGACCGTCTCGATCAGCGCCCGGTCCCGGTCGGCCGCGGGCAGGGCGGCGAGCCGGCGGGCCAGTGGCGAGCCGGTTCCGGTCACGGCCGGGGAGGCGGTGCCGTCCGCGGCGCCGGACGCCCCGCCCGCGGCGGCGACCTGGGCGGCGTCGGCGGCGAGCGTGTCGAACAGGGGGCGGCGGCCAGCCGAGGTGAAGACCGGGATGAACCGTGCCCAGTCGATGTCCGCCACGACGGTGTGCGTCTCGTCGTGGTCCAGCACCTGTCGCAGGGCTTCGAGGGCGCGGCCCGGCGCGAGGTACCCGAGCCCCCGGGCCCGCTGCCGCCGCACATCGGGATCCTCGGCCGCCGCGACGTCGGCGTCGCCGCTTCCCGTGAGCGGCGCCCACAGGCCCCAGGCGACCGAGGTCGCCGGCAGGCCGCGGGCGTGCCGGCACTCGGCCAGCGCGTCCAGGTGGGCGTTGGCCGCGGCGTAGGCGGCGTGGTCGGCGCCGCCCCAGACACCGACGATCGAGGAGAACAGCACGAACGCGTCGAGGTCACCGGCGGGGAACAGCTCGTCGAGCCGGTCGGCCACGGTGGCCTTGACGGCGACGGCGTCGGTCAGGTCGGTGACCGAGGTGTCGGCGAGCGGGCGCAGCCCGAGCAGCGCGGCGGTGTGCACGACGGCGCGGATCGGCCCGCCGGCGGCGGACTGCCCGCGGACAACCGCGGCCAACGCCTCGCGGTCCGCGAGGTCGCAGGTGGCCACGGTCAGCCGGAGATCCCCGGCGAAGGTGCCGCGGCGCAGCGTGTCGATGTCGGGATCGCCCGCACGGTGCGATCCGGCGAGCACGACATGCTCGGCTCCCCGCCCGGCCAGCCATCCGGCCAGATGAGGGCCGAGCGGTCCGGTGCTGGTGACCAGTACGGTTCCGCGGAACCGCCGGCGCCGGGCGGGTTCGGCCCCGTCGAGCGGCGCGCGCAGCAGCCGACGGGCGAAGGCCGTGCCCGCCCGGATCGCGACCTGGTCCTCGCCGGTCGCGCCGCGCAGAACCGCCGCCAGCCGGCTCCGGGCGGGCCCGTCCAGCGCGTCGGGCAGGTCGACGAGACCGCCCCAGCGGGACGGATGCTCCAGCGCGGCCACCCGTCCCAGTCCCCAGGTCTGCGCCCGCGCCGGGTCGGTCACCGGGTCACCGTCACCGACGGACACGGCACCGCGGGTGAGGCACCACAGCGGCGCCCCGATCCCCGCGTCGCCCAGGGCCTGGACGAGCAGCAGAGTCGCCGCGGCGCCCCCCGCGTCCACGGCGTCCCCGGCGCCGGTCAGCGCGAGCAGCGACAGCACGCCCCGCGGGACGGTCTCCCCGGCGCCGGTCACGGCCCGCAGGCGGCGGGCGAGGCCCTCCCGGGTGAGGTCGGCGGGGCCGACCGGGACGCCGACGATCTCCGCGCCGTCCTCGGCCAGGGCGCGCACGGCGTCGGCGGCGGGCGGCGGGGCGGCCTCGGCGGCCGGGAACGGGGTGACCACCAGCCAGCCGCCACCCACGGCCGCCGGGGAGGCCCGCGGCGGTTCTGGACCGAGCGGATGCCAGCCGACGCGGTACCGCAGCCTGTCAAGATCCGCCCCACCAGCCACGCCACCGCCGGATGCGCCATCGCGAGCCGCGCCACCGCGGGCCGGGTGGTCGTCGCCCAGCAGCCAGTACCGCTGATGCTCGAAGGGGTAGGTCGGCAGGTCCACCTGCCGGCCCCCGGCCACCAGCGGGGCCCAGTCGACCGGCACCCCGCGCACCCACAGCCGCGCCGCCCCGGCCGACAGCCGGTCCGGCCCGCCGTCGCCGCGCCGCAGCGACTCCACGACAACAGCGTCCGGGACGCCGGCCGCCTCGGCTGTCTCGGTGATCGCCGCGGTCAGCACCGGATGTGGACTGAGCTCCACGAACACCCGGTGCCCCTCAGCCAGCAACCCGCGCACCGCCTCATCGAAACGCACCCGCGACCGCAGGTTCCGGAACCAGTACTCCCCGTCCAGCGACTCCGGCTCCACCAGACATCCCGTCACCGTGGACCACATCGCCACATCACCCGCACGCGGGGTGATACCCACGAACTCCACGGCCAGCCGGTCACGGACCCGCTCCACCTGCACCGTGTGCGACGCGTAATCCACCGGCAACC
Encoded proteins:
- a CDS encoding type I polyketide synthase; the encoded protein is RVVWVFPGQGAQWVGMGAGLLDSSPVFAGRIGECAVALAPFVDWSLVEVLRGVEGSGSGVSGTGVAGAGLLERVDVVQPVLWAVALGLAAVWESWGVRVDVVVGHSQGEVAAACVAGVLSLEEGARVVALRSRVIAEELAGGGGMVSVGLPVVEVEARLGELAGGEWAGGVGVAAVNGPSATVVAGETAVLEGLVSGWGAEGVRVRWLPVDYASHTVQVERVRDRLAVEFVGITPRAGDVAMWSTVTGCLVEPESLDGEYWFRNLRSRVRFDEAVRGLLAEGHRVFVELSPHPVLTAAITETAEAAGVPDAVVVESLRRGDGGPDRLSAGAARLWVRGVPVDWAPLVAGGRQVDLPTYPFEHQRYWLLGDDHPARGGAARDGASGGGVAGGADLDRLRYRVGWHPLGPEPPRASPAAVGGGWLVVTPFPAAEAAPPPAADAVRALAEDGAEIVGVPVGPADLTREGLARRLRAVTGAGETVPRGVLSLLALTGAGDAVDAGGAAATLLLVQALGDAGIGAPLWCLTRGAVSVGDGDPVTDPARAQTWGLGRVAALEHPSRWGGLVDLPDALDGPARSRLAAVLRGATGEDQVAIRAGTAFARRLLRAPLDGAEPARRRRFRGTVLVTSTGPLGPHLAGWLAGRGAEHVVLAGSHRAGDPDIDTLRRGTFAGDLRLTVATCDLADREALAAVVRGQSAAGGPIRAVVHTAALLGLRPLADTSVTDLTDAVAVKATVADRLDELFPAGDLDAFVLFSSIVGVWGGADHAAYAAANAHLDALAECRHARGLPATSVAWGLWAPLTGSGDADVAAAEDPDVRRQRARGLGYLAPGRALEALRQVLDHDETHTVVADIDWARFIPVFTSAGRRPLFDTLAADAAQVAAAGGASGAADGTASPAVTGTGSPLARRLAALPAADRDRALIETVRTRAAAVLGHADATAVEAHRAFRDLGFDSLTSVDLRNGLGAALGLRLPSTLVFDYPTPSALAEFLRGEIAGGDEDEAPADRDRRPATSRDRGGPGGDQNRLDTEPVAIVAMACRLPGGVDSPEDLWRLLAEGRDAIGEFPADRGWDLDALHDADPERSGTSYVRHGGFLTGVADFDAEFFGINPREALAMDPQQRLLLELSWEAVERAGIDPSTLRGTLGGVFVGTNVQDYGPRALAAGAELEGYIGIGNAASVMSGRISYTLGLQGPAVTVDTACSSSLVALHQAVQALRRGECSLALAGGAVVMSSPLMYVEFSRQRALSPDGRCRAFGAGGDGTGLSEGVGLLVLERLSDARRAGRPVLAVVEGTAVNSDGASNGLSAPNGPAQQRVIRQALAVAGLSPSEVDAVEAHGTGTKLGDPIEAQALIAAYGRGRAEGRPLWLGSLKSNIGHTQAAAGVAGVIKMVLALRHGVLPRTLHAAEPTHQVDWDGSGVRLLTEEVAWPAGERGPRRAAVSAFGISGTNAHVILGEAPAAAGPASGSAAAGGPTPAPVSRPTPRSESRPVPLLVSARTGEALRAQARRLAAHLDDRPGRAATDVALATATTRAAFDHRAVVIGADHDELRAGLTELAGDHDPADGSRGLVARGVAVPDPRVVFVFPGQGSQWAGMGRELLESCPPFRERMTECAVAFEPYLDWSLLDVIRGVDGAPPLEAIEVIQPALMSMMVSLAAAWRAYGVTPAAVVGTSQGEVAAAHVAGALSLDDAARIIALRSRLLATRLLGRGALASVGLPAADVAARLGRFGGRLAVGGINGPRQVTVAGETAALDELVAELTAQGVRARLVASSVATHCAQVDGIRPELMEILRPLAPTPARIPVYSTVTGGPLDAAVMDAGYWYSNTREPVLLDGAARALLAAGFDTFVEVSPHPVVGFGLAETAHDTGRDAVVVGTLQRGRGGVDRLLAALAEAHVHGVGVDWREAFTGTGAHPADLPTYAFQRRRFWPRPAPARSAGAGYDADAGAATGRDGPPHPLLTGSVALADGGLLLTARISPAAQPWLAGRTMAGVPVVPDGVLLELAIRAGDESGCPEVADLTLAEPLVLPETGALRLQLRAGAPDGTGNRALTVHARPEGAPADTPWTAHATATLVGSAEPAASVAGPRVWPPPGAAPVDVDRLYGELLAAGHGPGGPRLTRAWRAGMELFAEADLDGEHEVAGFGLHPWLLEAAGHLALWGRLPEPGTPAAEPAAVPEPVTEPGSVVAVVGGYRSVRLYATGAWAVRVRVDLSGAGPVWTELADRTGAAVAVLGPVDLRPLAAARLRALRASVADAMFALDWVPVLPSVSASGAGVPGWAVLGPDPLGLRTALALAGVHAPACPDLAAVAALPAVPDVVVVSRDSAAAGPGLAGAARTALRSVLALAQEWLRDERFAAARLVVVTRGAVAVGAHDDVTGLADAAVWGLLGSAEAENPHRFLLVDVDGTAASERALPAAVACGEPRVALREGAVLGQRLVRAAVAGSGTAPPGQTSQTGAPPGRAGWRPDGTALITGGTGTLGGLLARHLVTAYGIRHLLLVSRGGAGAPGAAELTDELTALGAGVTVAACDTADRAALAGVLAAIPAEHPLTAVVHAAGTLDDGVFSAMTPERLDTVLRPKMDAALNLHELTRGDDLAAFVLFSSSAAAFGSAGQANYAAANTFLDALAHHRRAAGLPALALGWGYWAPRGALAGHLDAAALDQRMAANGLRPISAAAGMALFDAALTADRPVLLPMRLDPRVLRAGGVPPLLSGLVRHPVRRSVDGEAEDPAGTLAQRLAGASGPERDRALLDVVCATAAAALGHASAAEVAPDRPFRELGFDSLASVQFRNRLAAATGARLRPMLVFDFPTPEAIAGHLRDQMFPAAAQPAAPSAAPSVVQPPAAGRTGSPDPVPPAGPGGAAASAFDEMDAETLVRLALGEGT